A single Dunckerocampus dactyliophorus isolate RoL2022-P2 chromosome 2, RoL_Ddac_1.1, whole genome shotgun sequence DNA region contains:
- the rab12 gene encoding ras-related protein Rab-12: protein MESRYDFPRRAGGGSGSFANSSPALGSQSRRRKMPPRPADFKLQIIIIGSRGVGKTSLMERYTDDTFCEACKSTVGVDFKIKTVELRGKKIRLQIWDTAGQERFNSITSAYYRGAKGIVLVYDITKQETFDDLPKWMKMVDKYASEEAELLLVGNKMDCESDRVIARQLGEKFASRISGMRFCEASAKDNCNVDEIFLKLVDDILSKMPLEVSNKELSGSVLSLQPEPEVPPELPPPRMRCC, encoded by the exons ATGGAGTCGCGATACGACTTCCCGCGGAGGGCCGGCGGCGGCAGCGGGAGCTTCGCGAACTCTTCGCCCGCTCTGGGATCTCAGTCGCGCCGCAGGAAGATGCCACCCAGGCCCGCTGACTTTAAGCTTCAAATCATCATTATCGGCTCCCGCGGTGTGGGTAAAACAAGCTTAATGGAGCGGTACACCGACGACACTTTTTGTGAGGCCTGCAAGTCTACCGTAG GAGTTGATTTCAAAATCAAGACAGTGGAGCTGAGAGGGAAGAAGATTCGTCTGCAGATATG ggacacggcgggccaGGAGCGCTTCAACAGCATCACGTCGGCCTACTATCGCGGTGCCAAGGGAATCGTGCTGGTGTACGACATCACCAAGCAGGAGACCTTTGACGACCTGCCCAAGTGGATGAAGATGGTTGACAAG TATGCATCCGAGGAGGCGGAGCTCCTCCTGGTGGGGAACAAGATGGACTGCGAGAGCGATCGTGTCATTGCAAGACAGCTAGGAGAGAAG TTTGCCTCTCGAATAAGCGGCATGCGTTTCTGTGAGGCGAGCGCCAAGGATAACTGTAACGTGGACGAAATCTTCCTCAAGCTGGTGGATGACATTCTCAGCAAG ATGCCGCTGGAGGTTTCCAACAAGGAGCTTTCTGGCAGCGTTCTTTCTCTGCAACCCGAACCTGAAGTGCCTCCAGAGTTGCCCCCTCCTCGCATGCGCTGCTGCTGA